One segment of Coffea arabica cultivar ET-39 chromosome 7c, Coffea Arabica ET-39 HiFi, whole genome shotgun sequence DNA contains the following:
- the LOC113697769 gene encoding protein RKD5 isoform X3, with protein MASLQASPPLKALVVFRNRIHKELIRSIHVYQLEGGAEEVVEREYLFLENLEYEEMKFLGKVFTLQKFDVSAHFAGMANGVWDCIYVFNMDLDKQPNLEMIPEDLSITRNPKLASIPSLSNDLEMIFKLGHKIECGDPSKVLPEEGEEIHSDVGHLTQRAQHVPVLDLNSLPCSGSDNEENNQNAAGVVEKKQKRAATKDIARLALEDLAKYFDLPIIEASKNLKVGLTVLKKKCREFGIPRWPHRKIKSLDSLIQDLQQSTPIFRSHLLANGF; from the exons ATGGCCTCACTCCAAGCATCCCCGCCTCTCAAAGCACTTGTTGTCTTTCGAAACCGCATTCACAAAG AGCTGATCAGGAGTATTCATGTGTACCAATTGGAGGGAGGGGCAGAGGAGGTCGTAGAGAGGGAGTATCTGTTTCTTGAGAATCTTGAATATGAGGAGATGAAGTTCCTTGGCAAAGTTTTCACTCTGCAGAAATTTGATGTCTCAGCacattttgcagggatggctaATGGTGTTTGGGATTGCATTTATGTGTTTAACATGGACTTAGACAAGCAGCCTAATCTGGAAATGATTCCGGAGGATTTGTCAATTACTAG AAACCCTAAGCTGGCATCAATCCCGTCCTTGTCAAATGATCTTGAAATGATCTTCAAATTGGGACACAAAATAGAATGTGGAGATCCATCAAAAGTTTTACCTGAAGAAGGAGAGGAAATTCACAGTGATGTTGGTCATCTTACTCAAAGGGCTCAGCATGTGCCTGTGTTGGATCTTAACTCACTTCCGTGTTCTGGATCTGATAATGAAGAGAATAACCAGAATGCAGCAG GTGTAGTAGAGAAGAAGCAAAAGAGGGCTGCAACCAAAGATATAGCAAGACTTGCATTGGAAGATCTTGCCAAGTACTTTGATCTTCCAATTATTGAAGCTTCAAAGAATCTTAAAGTTGGTCTTACAGTACTCAAGAAGAAGTGCAGAGAATTTGGTATTCCTCGTTGGCCACATCGAAAAATCAAATCCCTTGATAGTCTGATTCAGGACCTCCAG CAGTCTACTCCAATTTTCAGAAGTCACCTTCTTGCAAATGGATTCTAA
- the LOC113697769 gene encoding protein RKD5 isoform X1: MASLQASPPLKALVVFRNRIHKELIRSIHVYQLEGGAEEVVEREYLFLENLEYEEMKFLGKVFTLQKFDVSAHFAGMANGVWDCIYVFNMDLDKQPNLEMIPEDLSITRNPKLASIPSLSNDLEMIFKLGHKIECGDPSKVLPEEGEEIHSDVGHLTQRAQHVPVLDLNSLPCSGSDNEENNQNAAGVVEKKQKRAATKDIARLALEDLAKYFDLPIIEASKNLKVGLTVLKKKCREFGIPRWPHRKIKSLDSLIQDLQGEVKRQLEEDEAAAMAVAKRQRMIESEKESIEKKPFLDIQWETKKFRQDIFKRRHRARALENQSRTLSLL; this comes from the exons ATGGCCTCACTCCAAGCATCCCCGCCTCTCAAAGCACTTGTTGTCTTTCGAAACCGCATTCACAAAG AGCTGATCAGGAGTATTCATGTGTACCAATTGGAGGGAGGGGCAGAGGAGGTCGTAGAGAGGGAGTATCTGTTTCTTGAGAATCTTGAATATGAGGAGATGAAGTTCCTTGGCAAAGTTTTCACTCTGCAGAAATTTGATGTCTCAGCacattttgcagggatggctaATGGTGTTTGGGATTGCATTTATGTGTTTAACATGGACTTAGACAAGCAGCCTAATCTGGAAATGATTCCGGAGGATTTGTCAATTACTAG AAACCCTAAGCTGGCATCAATCCCGTCCTTGTCAAATGATCTTGAAATGATCTTCAAATTGGGACACAAAATAGAATGTGGAGATCCATCAAAAGTTTTACCTGAAGAAGGAGAGGAAATTCACAGTGATGTTGGTCATCTTACTCAAAGGGCTCAGCATGTGCCTGTGTTGGATCTTAACTCACTTCCGTGTTCTGGATCTGATAATGAAGAGAATAACCAGAATGCAGCAG GTGTAGTAGAGAAGAAGCAAAAGAGGGCTGCAACCAAAGATATAGCAAGACTTGCATTGGAAGATCTTGCCAAGTACTTTGATCTTCCAATTATTGAAGCTTCAAAGAATCTTAAAGTTGGTCTTACAGTACTCAAGAAGAAGTGCAGAGAATTTGGTATTCCTCGTTGGCCACATCGAAAAATCAAATCCCTTGATAGTCTGATTCAGGACCTCCAG GGAGAGGTGAAAAGGCAGCTGGAGGAGGATGAAGCTGCAGCAATGGCAGTGGCAAAAAGGCAGCGAATGAtagaaagtgaaaaagaaaGCATAGAGAAGAAGCCCTTCTTGGACATACAGTGGGAAACCAAAAAGTTCAGGCAAGATATCTTTAAGAGAAGGCATAGGGCTAGAGCTCTTGAAAACCAATCTCGAACATTATCCTTGCTTTAG
- the LOC113697769 gene encoding protein RKD5 isoform X2, whose amino-acid sequence MASLQASPPLKALVVFRNRIHKELIRSIHVYQLEGGAEEVVEREYLFLENLEYEEMKFLGKVFTLQKFDVSAHFAGMANGVWDCIYVFNMDLDKQPNLEMIPEDLSITRNPKLASIPSLSNDLEMIFKLGHKIECGDPSKVLPEEGEEIHSDVGHLTQRAQHVPVLDLNSLPCSGSDNEENNQNAAGVVEKKQKRAATKDIARLALEDLAKYFDLPIIEASKNLKVGLTVLKKKCREFGIPRWPHRKIKSLDSLIQDLQIFLSAVYSNFQKSPSCKWILMKL is encoded by the exons ATGGCCTCACTCCAAGCATCCCCGCCTCTCAAAGCACTTGTTGTCTTTCGAAACCGCATTCACAAAG AGCTGATCAGGAGTATTCATGTGTACCAATTGGAGGGAGGGGCAGAGGAGGTCGTAGAGAGGGAGTATCTGTTTCTTGAGAATCTTGAATATGAGGAGATGAAGTTCCTTGGCAAAGTTTTCACTCTGCAGAAATTTGATGTCTCAGCacattttgcagggatggctaATGGTGTTTGGGATTGCATTTATGTGTTTAACATGGACTTAGACAAGCAGCCTAATCTGGAAATGATTCCGGAGGATTTGTCAATTACTAG AAACCCTAAGCTGGCATCAATCCCGTCCTTGTCAAATGATCTTGAAATGATCTTCAAATTGGGACACAAAATAGAATGTGGAGATCCATCAAAAGTTTTACCTGAAGAAGGAGAGGAAATTCACAGTGATGTTGGTCATCTTACTCAAAGGGCTCAGCATGTGCCTGTGTTGGATCTTAACTCACTTCCGTGTTCTGGATCTGATAATGAAGAGAATAACCAGAATGCAGCAG GTGTAGTAGAGAAGAAGCAAAAGAGGGCTGCAACCAAAGATATAGCAAGACTTGCATTGGAAGATCTTGCCAAGTACTTTGATCTTCCAATTATTGAAGCTTCAAAGAATCTTAAAGTTGGTCTTACAGTACTCAAGAAGAAGTGCAGAGAATTTGGTATTCCTCGTTGGCCACATCGAAAAATCAAATCCCTTGATAGTCTGATTCAGGACCTCCAG ATCTTTCTTTCAGCAGTCTACTCCAATTTTCAGAAGTCACCTTCTTGCAAATGGATTCTAATGAAACTGTGA
- the LOC113697769 gene encoding protein RKD5 isoform X4, which yields MASLQASPPLKALVVFRNRIHKELIRSIHVYQLEGGAEEVVEREYLFLENLEYEEMKFLGKVFTLQKFDVSAHFAGMANGVWDCIYVFNMDLDKQPNLEMIPEDLSITRNPKLASIPSLSNDLEMIFKLGHKIECGDPSKVLPEEGEEIHSDVGHLTQRAQHVPVLDLNSLPCSGSDNEENNQNAAGVVEKKQKRAATKDIARLALEDLAKYFDLPIIEASKNLKVGLTVLKKKCREFGIPRWPHRKIKSLDSLIQDLQSTPIFRSHLLANGF from the exons ATGGCCTCACTCCAAGCATCCCCGCCTCTCAAAGCACTTGTTGTCTTTCGAAACCGCATTCACAAAG AGCTGATCAGGAGTATTCATGTGTACCAATTGGAGGGAGGGGCAGAGGAGGTCGTAGAGAGGGAGTATCTGTTTCTTGAGAATCTTGAATATGAGGAGATGAAGTTCCTTGGCAAAGTTTTCACTCTGCAGAAATTTGATGTCTCAGCacattttgcagggatggctaATGGTGTTTGGGATTGCATTTATGTGTTTAACATGGACTTAGACAAGCAGCCTAATCTGGAAATGATTCCGGAGGATTTGTCAATTACTAG AAACCCTAAGCTGGCATCAATCCCGTCCTTGTCAAATGATCTTGAAATGATCTTCAAATTGGGACACAAAATAGAATGTGGAGATCCATCAAAAGTTTTACCTGAAGAAGGAGAGGAAATTCACAGTGATGTTGGTCATCTTACTCAAAGGGCTCAGCATGTGCCTGTGTTGGATCTTAACTCACTTCCGTGTTCTGGATCTGATAATGAAGAGAATAACCAGAATGCAGCAG GTGTAGTAGAGAAGAAGCAAAAGAGGGCTGCAACCAAAGATATAGCAAGACTTGCATTGGAAGATCTTGCCAAGTACTTTGATCTTCCAATTATTGAAGCTTCAAAGAATCTTAAAGTTGGTCTTACAGTACTCAAGAAGAAGTGCAGAGAATTTGGTATTCCTCGTTGGCCACATCGAAAAATCAAATCCCTTGATAGTCTGATTCAGGACCTCCAG TCTACTCCAATTTTCAGAAGTCACCTTCTTGCAAATGGATTCTAA